The sequence TTCAAAAGACTAGTTCTGTGTTATATGTGAGTTTTATCTgctgtctttaaaaataaaatgtaaatcttcTCAGATGaatttgaaatgtgatttttgtcacTGGAAACTATGACTTAATGTGCATACCAGGTTTACCTGTAGAAAACAATTCTGGAAGTTGGTACCAGTCATGAGTCAGAGGATTTACCAAGGAAGTCGGGTTTACCCCTTTGTTGACTTAGGCCAAACtgatgctaaaaataatatcatacaACTGCACTGATGTGTCTGCCATTTCACAACAACTGTTAGTTGGCCACCAGAAGGATTCCAGGTCTTAAACTGTTAgcagaataaaagtaaaaacactaTACAGTTCACACTTAAAATAATGATAGATCTATTATGTATACCTATAGCTATAAAATTTAGCTGCTTATAagtaatgtgaaaatatttagGTCTGATATTGTTGTGAATGAATGCTGAAGCATATTCATAAACTGCTGGTTAGGTTATGATTTTGAAGCTGTGTACACCTTGTGTGCATTATGGGGTCCTTAACGTGGAACTGTCTACAAACAGGATGTGGGTATGTGTTAAAGAAGTGAGACAAGGGGTGAATACTAAAGTGGAACAATGTGTATAGACTATGTggaacaaaaacctttttttatttacctaGTACAATGTTAAAGTTATTTCAGCTATATTTACACTTTGCCTATACTTTGACGCTCATGATTATTCACTTGCAAGGTGAAGCAGAAGTGTCTGACTAGCTGTGGTAATAAGTCACATTGGTTCATGTTTGCTTCCTTCATTGAAAGACCCGTATCAGGCATTGTTGTTAACTACAATGGAATTTAGGCTGCTGCTGACCTTCGTTCTTTCTACGCACATCACAGGTACAGAATCTAATCATTTTACTATTGTAAATAAGTCTTGGATTAATAATTTCTCATGGTGACAAATCACTAAATTGAAGGGGAGTTTTAAAATTCTctctgaaattaaaattttaattcctAATGTTTAGTCACCAGTCTTTTTATGACATATTTATCCAAGTCTTGTAGAATTTCTTTTGGTTTTACTTCAAAACAGTTTGACTGAAATGTTTCAAGTATTTTATTAGACTTGACTGAtttgttacaataaaatattgtattcagAAATATGACAACACCAGATCACATTGAACTGTGTGATTCTGGGATTCACAATGATGGAAATCCCACAAGCCCTTGTGTTTGTGTAATCTGATGTCACCATTATTATTATGGTTAATGTTACTGTTGGTTGGGAATTTGGACTTTTTGGTCTTGATAATAGCCTTTAATGTTGTGTTCTTTAGTGATAGaaataaaatcttgtttttatgCGTCAAAAcacattaactaaattaaaatcaaattaaattatttagattGTGTCAACTGAACAACAGCAAGCAAACAGCtactatttgtattttaataaaagactTATTTTCTCTCTCCTCAGGGTTCAGTGCTGAGATCTCTGTGTTTGTGCAGACGGGAGCTTCTGTTCAACTGAATATACAGACACAACAACTACCAGAGTTTGATGATTTATACTGGACAAATGATAAATCAGAGAATTTAGGTAAATATACAAAAGAatctaacaaaacaaaacttcacTCTTCCTACAAGGACAGAGTGGATTTTAATGATAAAACCTTCTCTGTAACACTGAAGAACATGCAGAAGACAGACAGTGGACTCTACAGAGCAAGAGCAAGTGGAGAATCAGAGAACGATATTGTTACATACAGAGTATCTGTTATAGGTGAGTCTGATGTGTATTGTTGTATAATGAAACTACAATATAAGATAATGTAAATGATATAAAGTATGATGTAACTGCATACAGTGTAAGATaacatcaattatttatttatttatttaattttttatctgaAAACAGTAACAATTATGTGAGCACAACTAAATGCTGCAACATACTTTCtgtccatatgtttttttttttttttttttttacttcaaaaactGCTACACATAATGTTAACAAAATCACGTGTTCATTTCAGGATGTCTTaacaaaatagtataaataaattatgtttggtTCTGGTTTACTTAAGTTTTGAACTGGCAAACTCTAGCATCCCTAAATCtgtgttaaacattttaatacatgtgTGTTTCAGATGCAGTGGAAGCTCCTGTCCTGACTGTAAACTCAAACTGGTCCAGCCCTGAGCCCTGTATCTTTACATGCATTGCAAGTAACATTACCGTCAGCTTTATCTATGATAGTAGCATCTGTTCTccagaggaagtgacatcatctgATAACTACACTCTAAGACTGAGCTGCAGTGGTGACTCCATCATGTGTAACTACAGCAACCCAGTGAGCTGGAAGACTGACAGAGAGAAGGTTAATGAACTCTGCACTGTTAATGAAGGTACATTCTGTATCCGCTCTGACCTGTAAAAACACTCACAGATGAGGAAACAGAAAATCAATTTGACTTAATCGTAAATATTGGATGATGTGCAACTCTtcattttaaatggcaaaaactgGACTGAAAATCCTGTTCATGTAAACCTCTGTCTGTGAAAAGTAGAGGGTTTTGTTCTTATCTTTATGTCTATAAACAGGAAAACATGAAGCGTCTGTGTTTCCACTTTGGGTCATTGCTATTATTAGTCTATTCACATTGGCGGCAGTGACCAGCTTCTGTATTTACAAAGGAAAAAAAGGTACAGAGCATCTAATCCTGCAACTGTCCTATGACACATAAATAATTTCAGTAACAGTTTATTGTAACGCTTCAATCCTGCTAATGAATAATTTCAATAGCACTCTTTTATATTGATTGCTAGTGAACCATCCAAGAGTAGGCTATTTCTCTATCTGAAATGACGACATACATCAAATGTCTCACAAATTTATGGCTCAAATATTAGTGTCTTTGTACTGTGCTTAGGTTTTTCCAAGAGCATATATATGACTGCAGTAAATAAATCACCTccctagtttttatttttacagacagaCAAGCTACTTTCAGTTTTTAAAGCGCTTTAAATGTAAACAGggatttttgttggtttgtttgtttgtttgattgtttttacagttttctcGCCATTATAATCTCATTTCTGCTTTAACTATTTGATTGTAAATGGTCTTTCTCACCATTGTAATCTCATTTCTACTTTTACTATTTGACTTTAAATGGTCCTGTGGTGTGATATAGcgtaataatttttttagaaataaaatcattCCATGTAATCTCCCAAATAACATGATATCATAAAAACTACAATCACAGTAGTTATAGAATTACTGTAGCACAATGTTGTTCAAAACAGTTTGAGATGGAGTCTGACATGCCACAACACAACACAGGACCTGCCAACTTCCTATTCATTTTCACGTTAACTATCCACAAGTTTGACATTTCTGCTTTAAACCCTTATGACGAACTTGTTTCCTACTATTCCatttgaagtgcattaaacattacatgtgTTGTAGAGCAAAAAGTTTTAATGATATTTGTTTCATGCCTATACCCTGAAAATTGATGTTCTGTTTTAAACATCAAAGGTGCCCAGAAGGATGAACAAACAATCTATGCAGAAGTAGACGTAAGTTTTATACTACTATTCTTCATTAACCGCAgacattaattaaattgtatcaCACTATCTGTTctcctttaaaaacaattatgcaacatgtttttttatctcagtttttgGTAATACAATCTAGAAAAAagtaaaagctgtcactggggtgtaCCCTTTCAATAGACACTAATATTTActatttaggtactaatattaatattcctTTAAGGTCCTGCATCCTTCAGGGGTAAATAAGGGTAccaccaccccagtgacagctttgtacccttttttcctgagagtgtagAGTCTAAAAGTGTACATTCTTAGTTTCTGCATTAatttatcaattcattgttattTCTTCTCGGGTATTTACTGTCACATGGGGACTGGTGatcacttttattttctttgttactACTGTTAATTGTGTATGAGCACTCACCACTCATTTCAGCCAAAACAGCAGTCTGATTTTGATTGGATTGTGTCTGCAGGACAACATCAAGCCACAAAAGTCACTGGAGATTTTGGAGAAATCAGAGAATCCCCAGACAGTGAATGATACTGCAGGAGATCCAGGACGAACTGATGTTACCATCCACACCCCACCTAACGACGGTCCTGTGAAACAGGTGAAGAGTAAACAATGACTCTATTCTCACTCAGCTACAAGTCATTTCAAAGAAACTGATGgttaatttgaatgtaatgtcTTAATTTGGAATAAAAGTGATGACAAGTTTAAGTGAATAACATTCAAATGATAGTTATTATATTTGCGGCTTATTGTTTGGGAAACAACCTGCCAGTTTGCAACATgttgtttaaatgatttatagggattttttttgttttttaaatgacctGCAGCTGATTTTGTTCTTCCTTATTTTAGAGTTCATCACTCACTGAGAAGAGCGAGTCAGGTGCACCAGTCACTATCTACTGTTCCATTCAGCAGCAACCAAAACCCCCCAAAACTGAAGCTGAAAACACTATTTATGCTGTGGTCAGTAAACAACCAGCCGGGTATGAATCTGCACATCCACAATcagaataaaagtgaataaaaataatacaagtttTAATAAAGCTGAACCCTTACAGTGATTCAAAGTGATTAAGGACTTCATATGTTCAGGAAGGCAGCAGCATATATTCCATGTGCAATGTGTTCCCATTGTAGTTGATTTAGGATGTGTTACAgatatttgtatatgtaaattctgtcttttttttaaagcagcagtgaatgtattttttattgtgaaagtgTTGAAATGTGGTTTCCTCACATTCCTTACCACCTTTGCAAGCAACACCTGAAAACCACTTCCTGGAAGTATTTGTCAAACTAAAGGGTAGCAGGGTCGTTTCATTTGCCCATTCGCCCCAATTCCTCTGAAAAACACACagtttaataatgattttaaaaaaagtaatgaatatgaaatcaaaaatgtactgtacaaagcCACTTTGCACTAAAGGAAGTTAGGATTATTGGACTCAAGTCCATGGAGTATGTCAGTAACTGATCAGGCATCTGTGTACTGTATCCAGTGTCAGCAGCATCAGTGATTATAATGGTGTAATTTGCTTTTGATGTGACACTTGCATCTGGTGTATCAGCCATTAAGAGCTTGTCTCACTACTTTTAGTTATACTGACCTCCATTCATACAAATTTGAATTCAGAACACAGGAAACACGTGTCAATTTCGCTGCATTCCATAGTTCAAATTTGGTGAACTTTGCCCTGAAAATTCAGAAGATCCGTGTGGCCTcttagctgaattaaaagaacatcAACTTTAAATCAGCAGAATTGAAGCATTGCAGTAAAGTGATAGATATAATAATAagagattatatatttttacatcgTGGATGTATGTAGAAGTATCTTtttttgggggcagctgtggcctattggttagagacttggactagttatctgaaggtcgcaggttcgagtcttggtgctggcaggagttgtaggtgggagggagtgaatgaacagagctatcttccaccctcaatacccatggctgaagtgcccctgagcaaggcactgaacccccagttgctccccgggcgctggatatagctgcccactgctccgggtgtgtgttcacggtgtgttcacttctcactgctgtgtgtgtgcacttggatgggttaaatgcagagcaccaattccaagtatgtgttaccatacttggcaaatgtcacaactttcattttcatttcactttcaaTTAAAAAAGAGACTGGAGAGTGTGACATCATATTACAACCATTGCAGTATTCACATGCAAAGTCTAGCGTGACCGCGGCTTTAGGAAACTAAATACCAGAGAGTGGGGCCTATGGTGCAATGATGTATAAGTTTTCTTTGATATCTTGCTCTGGAGGCAGTCATATGCCAATTTATTTgtccatgtgacattaaagaTCCTGCAATATCAAAACAAGCTTTTTTGGAGcgtggttaaagggatactccaccccaaaatgaaatttttgtcatcaGTCACTTACCTccatcaccgtatgctgcatatgctcttctgtatcatccgcgccacaaggatgtgctgctttctttcaaatcaaagctaaatacacataaaaacagcgcatccttgtggtgcggatgatacagaagagcatatgcagcatacggtgatatggagagacacagaggagactgttgacaaaggaattgttgaataaagttgttatttttgttttcttcgcttacaaaaagtgttgctgtcgcttcatataacccagattgcacgtctgatggctgatggagtattctgacgatgactttcattccttttatggaccttgacactgttatttatttggcagtctatgggacagtcacaggtctcccggttttcatccaaagtttcttaaattgtgttccgaagacgaacggagcttttacaggtttggaacaacatgggggtaagtgattaatgacaaaattttcattttggggtagagtatccctttaaataatttttttttttaataatgaggACAAATTTTTTAACAGGAAGCCATGAAACTTgtaggatgttttaatggtacaaagaactattatatgtcaaaagatcaaagaatgtgaaaaaaagtgatttttcatgTCATAAtcctttatttatgttttactgtttctcttatgtctattttttttggatttttgtctTCAATAATTGTATATTGAATAGCCctctttgttctgtttctttttctattAGCCTGTCCTCATGTTTTGAACTCAAGTCAAGCCACTGTTCTTGCAGCTTTTACTatgaatttatatgttttttactCATTTTTGCTGCTTGATGTAATTTAGCATTACTATGTGTCGTGTCTACTACAATAAATTTATTAGATTAAGCTATGCATTGAacatttttgttctcttttgatGAATATTTTCTATTGCACACAAATGAACCTGAACCATTACAACCCATATATTTACAACCCCTCACTTGTTGGTCAGGTGTTTCAGATAAAGAGATGTAGTGGTGGAGCTTCTGTTATAGTCAAGGCAagacacctttatttatatagcactttatacaatactgattgtgtcaaagcagctttacagtattaaacaagaAAACTGCTGGAGGCCAAGAGAAAACACTTCATTTCACttaacacttaaattaaaagtcagttcatcattgattcagtgatgtcagtAAACTGATTTAGCAGTTCAGTTCAAAtattatctgtgcaatcaagtacccaactaagcaagccaaaggcgacagtggcaaggaaccaaaacttcatTGGTAacagaaattgagaaaaaaattaaaaatccctAGGCAGAAACCAGGGTCAGTTGAGGGGCCAGTTCCCTTCTGGGCAAAAGAAACAAGCAgagtgtggtttaattccagaaTGCAGCACAAGTCAGATCGAGCAGAGGTAACCAAAATAGTTTGGTtctcaacattcttcaaaatttctttgaAAGAAGACGGAAAGTCATACAACTTTGGACGAAACGAGGGGGTGCAAATGAAgtcaatttaataaatttattatggCATCCTAGCTCAAAatcagtgctttactgtcaagtgcatttctatGTGACAGAAATGCAATATTACGTCTGTTAactattatattcatatttgaatTCTCAAAAAACTACAAATCCAttcaacatttttgttaatgaactgttattaattaataaactgtGTTTGTTATGAGAGACTGAAACACCCAGCTATGTCTACTCTATGTGTGAACAGGAGTGAAGGGACTTCTCACTTTAATGCAGTCAGGCTGGTTCAGTTCAGCCTGCGAAACAACAGAGGACAACCACTACTAAAAGCttgaaaaagtgtttaagcaatTGTATTTTCTCAGAATGTCCAGACTTGTTGGAAATGGTGTGAAACAGTATTACAGCAGTTGCTTTTTTTCCAGTATCTAAGGCAATATCACAACCTTATAAAGCATTCCAAGAAGTTCAAGGACAACTGTTAAATGCTGGAATACACAACTTTTAAAACCGTAACAGATTTGAAAACACTAGGCACCATACACTTGTATACACACATACTACcagactttccaaaaaaaaaaaacaccagaaacaTGGTGTTTTCACCAGGCTGAAGTCTGTTTAATTCAGTTTTCATAATACATCCATAAGCATAAACTGGTAAAGTCACAATATCACCAAACTCAGTGTTTTCCCTGGGAATAAATACACAGGCAGCAGGGTTATGTGTTAAAAAAGGATGGTGATATTAGCAGAATTACTAAGTAGAACGAGAATACCAACATCTTTGAGAAGCATCTGAGGTTATGGAAAGTCTTGAGGAAATCAGTCATGGGTATTGCAGAAAAAGGACAAAGACCAAAGGATTTTTTTGAAAATCCCTGATAATAAAGACCATGTTTTTCTGAGATTTCACCCTGATGCCCTTCTGAGTGCCCAACAGTAAACCTGAAATGAGGAAGAGCAATTATTCATTACTTTATATTAACAAACATATCTTCAAAGacttattttagttatataatgttatattttttgtggataaattaaattaactgagaattaataaattaatggatatgaaataaatatgaattcagTTAACAGAAGGAATTATTTTTGCTTGACATTGTGAACTCTGAGCAAGGACT is a genomic window of Cyprinus carpio isolate SPL01 chromosome B2, ASM1834038v1, whole genome shotgun sequence containing:
- the LOC109107081 gene encoding SLAM family member 5-like, encoding MEFRLLLTFVLSTHITGFSAEISVFVQTGASVQLNIQTQQLPEFDDLYWTNDKSENLGKYTKESNKTKLHSSYKDRVDFNDKTFSVTLKNMQKTDSGLYRARASGESENDIVTYRVSVIDAVEAPVLTVNSNWSSPEPCIFTCIASNITVSFIYDSSICSPEEVTSSDNYTLRLSCSGDSIMCNYSNPVSWKTDREKVNELCTVNEGKHEASVFPLWVIAIISLFTLAAVTSFCIYKGKKGAQKDEQTIYAEVDDNIKPQKSLEILEKSENPQTVNDTAGDPGRTDVTIHTPPNDGPVKQSSSLTEKSESGAPVTIYCSIQQQPKPPKTEAENTIYAVVSKQPAGYESAHPQSE